The proteins below come from a single Edaphobacter acidisoli genomic window:
- a CDS encoding dihydrodipicolinate synthase family protein has translation MALSNFNWRAAFHAGTVIPAHPLALTGERKLDERRQRALTRYYMAAGADGVAVGVHTTQFEIRDPRIGLYEPVLALAAEELRSKDAIRVAGVCGKTQQAVRETQTAHDLGYHAALLSLAALAGAPMDELIDHVRAIGEIIPIIGFYLQPAVGGQHLPLKFWRAFASVESVVGIKIAPFNRYATQDVLRGVAESGRAEEIALYTGNDDHIVIDLLSRFRFNNKSLQIRGGLLGHWAVWTARAVELYRELRKVAESSGSIDPKWLLLNAEVTDMNAVLFDAANNFHGCIPGINEVLHRQGLLAGRWCLNPEEDLSPGQAKELDRVIQTYPHLIDDAFVQENIDAWLS, from the coding sequence ATGGCACTTTCTAATTTCAATTGGCGAGCAGCCTTTCATGCTGGGACTGTCATTCCGGCCCATCCACTTGCACTCACTGGTGAGCGGAAACTTGATGAGCGGCGCCAACGTGCCCTGACACGTTACTACATGGCTGCTGGAGCAGACGGCGTCGCGGTCGGCGTTCATACGACGCAATTCGAGATTCGCGACCCTCGCATCGGGCTGTATGAGCCCGTGCTTGCGCTCGCTGCTGAAGAGCTTCGGTCGAAAGATGCGATTCGTGTAGCTGGCGTCTGCGGGAAGACGCAGCAGGCCGTCCGTGAGACGCAAACGGCTCACGACCTCGGCTATCACGCAGCGCTGCTCAGTCTGGCAGCACTCGCGGGCGCCCCAATGGATGAACTCATCGACCATGTGCGTGCAATCGGAGAGATCATTCCTATTATTGGTTTCTATCTGCAGCCCGCGGTTGGAGGACAGCATCTTCCTCTTAAGTTCTGGAGGGCCTTCGCCTCTGTTGAAAGCGTCGTTGGCATCAAGATCGCTCCATTCAACCGTTATGCAACACAGGATGTGCTTCGCGGCGTGGCGGAGTCGGGCCGCGCTGAAGAGATCGCACTCTACACTGGCAACGACGACCACATCGTTATAGACTTGCTATCCCGCTTCCGCTTCAACAACAAAAGTCTTCAAATCAGAGGTGGCCTGCTAGGCCATTGGGCAGTCTGGACTGCGCGTGCGGTGGAGCTGTATCGCGAACTGCGCAAGGTAGCCGAATCCTCAGGCTCGATCGATCCCAAGTGGCTTCTTCTTAATGCAGAAGTGACTGACATGAACGCAGTACTCTTCGACGCGGCAAATAACTTCCATGGCTGCATTCCTGGCATTAATGAAGTTTTGCACAGGCAGGGTTTGCTCGCGGGAAGATGGTGTCTAAACCCCGAGGAAGACCTCTCGCCCGGACAGGCAAAGGAGTTGGATCGTGTGATCCAAACCTATCCTCACCTCATTGATGATGCATTTGTGCAAGAGAACATCGACGCGTGGCTATCGTAG